In uncultured Bacteroides sp., one genomic interval encodes:
- a CDS encoding sodium:proton antiporter yields MESTFNMPLWVSIPFLIMLLAIAVGPVILGKWWDKNKNKLLVSIILSIPVVIYMLENGLSTNLINTVVHDYVPFIILLGSLFIITGGIHVSGDIKATPRNNLLFMGIGYVLAAFMGTTGAAMLLIRPMINTNQERKYTTHTMLFFIAAVANCGGLLTALGDPPLFMLYLRGAEFSWFFTLFPEWAFTGVLLLSIYYFVDRYYYKKEEWIDLAEDSIQQQPIRVTGNINFLFLLGVILAVAFINKGNIPAMEQENTPIWLEYIREIILVTLAALSLFYTKSEVRKDNSFSWTPITEVACLFLGIFVTMSPALIWLANNAVSFGLTEPRQFLYASGVLSSFLDNTPTAVAFYDLARGLVAGGLPPFLSESIRVAGVPEILLKAICVGSVFFGSMTYIGNGPNFMVKSIAEERGIKMPSFFAYMFKFSLIVLLPIYIIVQLIFI; encoded by the coding sequence ATGGAAAGTACTTTCAATATGCCTTTGTGGGTTTCAATTCCTTTTCTGATAATGCTTTTAGCCATTGCTGTAGGTCCGGTTATTTTAGGGAAATGGTGGGATAAAAATAAGAATAAACTTTTGGTATCTATTATTCTTAGTATTCCTGTAGTAATTTACATGTTGGAAAACGGACTTTCAACAAATCTTATAAACACCGTTGTTCACGATTATGTTCCATTTATTATTTTATTAGGTTCGCTATTTATTATTACCGGAGGTATTCATGTTTCCGGAGATATTAAAGCCACTCCACGAAATAACCTCTTATTTATGGGAATCGGTTATGTACTGGCAGCTTTTATGGGCACTACAGGGGCAGCCATGCTTCTTATTCGCCCAATGATTAACACCAATCAGGAACGCAAGTACACCACTCATACCATGTTATTCTTCATAGCCGCAGTAGCCAATTGTGGGGGACTTTTAACAGCACTAGGAGACCCTCCGTTATTTATGCTTTACCTGCGTGGGGCTGAGTTTTCCTGGTTCTTTACTTTATTTCCTGAATGGGCATTCACCGGTGTATTATTACTATCTATTTACTACTTTGTAGACAGATATTATTATAAAAAAGAAGAATGGATAGATCTTGCTGAAGATTCTATTCAACAACAGCCTATACGTGTTACAGGCAACATTAATTTCTTATTTCTGCTAGGGGTAATTCTTGCTGTTGCATTTATCAATAAAGGAAATATACCTGCTATGGAGCAAGAGAATACTCCGATATGGCTGGAATATATTCGTGAGATTATATTAGTAACACTTGCTGCTCTGTCTTTATTTTACACAAAGTCTGAAGTGCGCAAAGACAATAGTTTCTCGTGGACTCCTATTACTGAGGTAGCCTGTCTTTTTCTGGGCATATTTGTAACCATGTCGCCAGCACTAATCTGGCTTGCAAATAATGCAGTCAGTTTTGGACTAACAGAACCCCGTCAATTTTTATACGCATCAGGGGTTCTGAGTTCATTCTTAGACAATACACCTACAGCGGTTGCATTTTATGACTTAGCACGTGGTTTGGTTGCAGGTGGACTACCTCCATTCTTATCAGAATCAATAAGAGTTGCTGGAGTACCTGAGATTCTGTTGAAAGCAATCTGTGTAGGCTCTGTATTTTTCGGATCAATGACTTACATTGGAAATGGGCCAAACTTCATGGTAAAGTCTATTGCAGAAGAAAGAGGTATCAAGATGCCAAGTTTCTTTGCTTATATGTTTAAATTCTCACTGATAGTTTTGTTGCCTATCTATATTATTGTGCAACTGATATTTATATAA
- the secDF gene encoding protein translocase subunit SecDF, whose translation MQNKGLVKVFAVLLTLVCVFYLSFSFVTRHYMKMAAEYAKGDPKLEQEYIDSLSTEKVWLGNYTLKQCREMEISLGLDLKGGMNVVLEVSVGDVLKALADHKEDAAFNKAVASAQKLSEKSQSDFITLFVKEYHKLAPGARLSELFATQQLKDKVTQKSSDSDVEKVIREEVKAAIDNSYNVLRTRIDRFGVVQPNIQSLPDQMGRIMVELPGIKEPERVRKLLQGSANLEFWETYDSKDIVPYFSAVDNTIRLVAEGKGTTVAAADTTAKDTTAVAVAQVSAKDSLEAVLKGGKAQKEEKGKASSAQLASAKKEHPLLSIFQPNTNGYGCIVGYANHRDTAAINKYFAMKQVQDQLPKDLRLKWGVKAADGDKKAQTFELYAIKSTERNGRAPLEGDVVTDAKDSYDQFGKPAVSMSMNSEGSRRWALMTKQNIGKAIAIVLDGYVYSAPNVNSEITGGNSEISGHFTPEESKDLANVLKSGKMPAPAHIVQEDIIGPSLGQESINAGLISFLVAIVALMCFMCFMYGFIPGMIANSALLFNLFFTLGILSSFQAALTLSGIAGMVLTLGIAVDANVLIYERTKEELRAGKNVKTALSEGYSNAFSAIFDSNITSIITGIILFYFGTGPIKGFATTLIIGIICSFFTAVFMTRVVYEHFMNKDKLLNLTFSSNLSKKIFVHTNYNFVGSNKKSFFVFGTALVICCVSFALRGLSPSIDFTGGHNYVLQFEKSVEPEQVRTLMASEFGDASVTVIALGTDGKKVRVSTNYRIEESGSNVDSEIETKLYNAVKDKLLAPGTSLETFKNPDIRTGGSIISSQKVGPSVAKDITIGAIIAVALSLLAIGLYILLRFRDISFSVGSVVGLVVDSVIIAGVYSLFYGRLPFSMEVDQNFIAAILTIIGYSINDKVVIFDRVREFFHLYPKHDRTELFNDSLNTTLARTVNTSICTLLVMLCIFILGAESIRSFAFALMVGIVVGTLTSLFVSAPIAYVMQQKEAKKHAKALGK comes from the coding sequence ATGCAAAACAAAGGACTTGTAAAAGTTTTTGCGGTATTGCTCACACTTGTATGTGTGTTCTACCTGTCTTTCTCTTTTGTTACTCGCCATTACATGAAAATGGCAGCAGAGTATGCTAAAGGAGATCCGAAGTTAGAACAAGAGTACATTGACTCACTGTCAACTGAGAAAGTGTGGTTGGGCAATTATACGCTTAAACAGTGTCGTGAAATGGAGATTAGTTTAGGTCTTGACCTAAAGGGGGGTATGAATGTTGTGCTTGAAGTTTCAGTAGGCGATGTATTAAAAGCATTAGCTGACCATAAAGAAGATGCTGCATTCAATAAAGCTGTAGCTTCTGCCCAGAAACTCTCTGAAAAAAGTCAGTCAGACTTTATCACACTTTTCGTTAAAGAGTATCATAAATTAGCGCCGGGTGCCAGATTATCTGAATTATTCGCTACTCAGCAGTTAAAAGATAAGGTTACTCAGAAATCTTCTGATTCAGACGTTGAGAAAGTAATTAGAGAAGAAGTTAAAGCAGCTATTGATAACTCTTATAACGTTCTTCGTACTCGTATCGACCGTTTTGGTGTTGTTCAGCCTAATATTCAGAGCTTACCAGATCAGATGGGCCGTATCATGGTTGAACTTCCAGGTATCAAAGAACCTGAACGTGTAAGAAAATTGCTTCAGGGTTCTGCTAACCTCGAATTCTGGGAAACTTATGATTCTAAAGACATCGTTCCTTATTTCAGTGCAGTTGATAATACTATCCGTTTGGTTGCAGAAGGTAAAGGTACTACTGTAGCTGCTGCCGACACTACTGCAAAAGATACTACAGCTGTAGCAGTTGCACAAGTTAGTGCAAAAGATAGTCTTGAAGCTGTATTGAAAGGTGGAAAAGCTCAGAAAGAAGAAAAAGGTAAAGCAAGTAGCGCTCAATTGGCAAGTGCTAAGAAAGAGCATCCTTTGTTGTCAATCTTCCAACCTAACACCAATGGTTACGGATGTATAGTAGGATATGCTAATCATAGAGATACAGCTGCTATCAACAAATACTTTGCTATGAAGCAAGTACAGGATCAGCTTCCTAAAGACTTGAGATTGAAATGGGGTGTTAAAGCTGCTGATGGCGATAAGAAGGCTCAGACTTTTGAACTTTATGCAATCAAATCTACAGAACGTAACGGACGTGCTCCATTAGAAGGTGATGTAGTAACAGATGCAAAAGATTCTTATGATCAATTTGGAAAGCCAGCTGTAAGCATGTCTATGAACTCTGAAGGTTCAAGAAGATGGGCATTGATGACAAAACAGAATATTGGTAAAGCAATTGCCATTGTTTTGGATGGTTATGTATATTCAGCTCCAAATGTAAATAGTGAAATTACTGGTGGTAACTCTGAAATCTCAGGTCACTTCACTCCAGAAGAATCAAAGGACTTAGCAAACGTGTTGAAGTCTGGTAAAATGCCAGCTCCTGCACACATTGTTCAGGAAGACATCATTGGTCCATCTTTGGGTCAGGAATCTATCAATGCTGGTCTTATATCTTTCTTAGTTGCAATTGTTGCTTTGATGTGCTTCATGTGCTTCATGTATGGATTCATTCCAGGTATGATTGCCAATTCAGCTTTGCTATTTAACTTGTTCTTCACGTTAGGTATCCTCTCTTCTTTCCAGGCCGCGTTAACTCTGTCAGGTATTGCCGGTATGGTATTGACACTTGGTATTGCTGTCGATGCGAACGTACTTATCTACGAACGTACAAAAGAAGAATTAAGAGCTGGTAAGAATGTTAAAACAGCTTTGTCTGAAGGTTATTCAAATGCATTCTCTGCAATCTTCGACTCAAACATTACTTCAATTATTACAGGTATTATCCTGTTCTATTTTGGTACAGGTCCTATCAAAGGTTTCGCAACTACATTAATCATTGGTATCATCTGCTCATTCTTTACAGCAGTATTTATGACACGTGTGGTTTACGAACACTTCATGAACAAAGATAAGTTGCTGAATCTTACATTCTCTTCCAATCTTTCTAAGAAGATATTCGTTCATACAAATTATAACTTTGTAGGTTCTAATAAGAAATCATTCTTTGTATTTGGTACTGCTTTGGTAATCTGCTGTGTTTCTTTTGCACTTCGTGGATTGAGTCCAAGTATTGATTTTACTGGTGGACATAATTATGTACTTCAGTTCGAAAAATCAGTTGAACCAGAACAAGTGAGAACATTAATGGCTAGTGAGTTTGGCGATGCTTCTGTTACTGTTATTGCTCTTGGTACTGATGGAAAGAAAGTTCGTGTAAGTACTAACTACCGTATTGAAGAAAGTGGAAGCAATGTAGACTCAGAAATTGAAACTAAGCTTTATAATGCTGTGAAAGATAAGTTGCTGGCTCCAGGAACTTCTCTTGAAACATTTAAGAATCCTGATATCCGTACTGGTGGTAGTATTATTAGCTCTCAGAAAGTAGGACCAAGTGTAGCGAAGGATATTACTATCGGAGCTATAATTGCTGTTGCTCTTTCTTTGTTAGCTATCGGACTTTATATCTTACTACGATTTAGAGATATATCTTTCAGTGTTGGTTCTGTTGTGGGATTGGTTGTAGACTCAGTAATAATTGCCGGTGTATACTCGTTGTTCTATGGAAGATTGCCATTCTCTATGGAGGTTGACCAAAACTTCATTGCTGCCATCTTAACAATCATTGGTTATTCTATTAATGATAAGGTGGTAATCTTTGACCGTGTTCGTGAGTTCTTCCACTTGTATCCTAAGCATGACCGTACAGAGTTGTTCAATGACTCATTGAATACTACTCTTGCTCGTACTGTAAATACTTCAATTTGTACATTGTTAGTAATGTTATGTATCTTCATCTTAGGTGCTGAATCTATTCGTAGTTTCGCATTCGCATTGATGGTTGGTATCGTTGTTGGTACTCTTACATCACTCTTTGTTTCGGCTCCTATTGCATACGTTATGCAACAGAAAGAAGCTAAGAAGCATGCAAAAGCTCTAGGTAAATAA
- a CDS encoding M3 family metallopeptidase encodes MDLKKIVFILSICSMTYSYAGNVKTDPNPFLSEFKTLYNAPSFDKIKIEHYEPAFLEGIRQQNAQIKAIVSNKAKPTFQNTVVAYDNSGEILRRVGGVFFNLTEAETNDALTALSVKMAPVLSEHSDNISLNKALFKRIKTLYSQSKSLKLTREQERLLELIYKDFVRSGAALDDKKQARLREINKELATLGIDFGNHVLNETNAYQLVISDKKDLAGLPDWLVKSAAEDAKAAGKEGKWIFTLHNASRLPFLQYADNRTLREQIYNAYINRANKGDKNDNKAILAKVITLRLEKANLLGFDTYSNFVLDKNMAKNSAKVMDFLNNLWKYSNENARKEAAELQKLMDKEGKGEKLARWDWWYYSEKLRQEKYNLNEDELKPYFKLDNVREGAFAVANKLYGITLTEVKNVPVYHPDVKAFDVKDSKGKHLGLFYVDYFPRAGKRGGAWMNNYKDQQGESRPIICNVASFTKPTGDVPSLLTLDEVQTLFHEFGHALHGLLTKCNYVGVSGTNVTRDFVELPSQIMEHWATEPEVLKMYAKHYKTGEVMSDTLIQKLNKQMLFNQGFMTTELLAAAILDMEFHNLKDAKNLDVVGFEKKVMDKYGLIPEIAPRYRATYFNHIIGGYAAGYYSYLWANVLDSDAFEAFKENGIFDKKTADAFRTNVLEKGGSEDPMVLYKRFRGAEPKLEPMLKNRGLQ; translated from the coding sequence ATGGACTTGAAGAAAATAGTATTTATTTTATCTATTTGTAGTATGACTTACTCGTATGCAGGTAATGTTAAGACAGACCCAAATCCTTTTCTTTCGGAGTTTAAAACCTTGTACAATGCTCCTTCTTTTGATAAGATAAAGATAGAACATTATGAACCTGCTTTTTTGGAAGGTATCCGTCAGCAGAATGCTCAGATTAAGGCAATTGTTTCTAATAAGGCAAAGCCAACGTTTCAGAATACCGTAGTAGCTTATGATAACAGTGGTGAGATTCTTCGTCGTGTAGGAGGCGTATTTTTTAATTTGACTGAAGCTGAAACAAACGATGCATTAACAGCTCTTTCAGTTAAGATGGCTCCGGTTTTATCTGAACATAGTGATAATATTTCTCTGAATAAAGCTCTTTTTAAGAGAATAAAAACATTATATTCTCAAAGTAAATCATTAAAATTAACTCGTGAACAAGAACGATTATTAGAACTTATTTATAAAGATTTTGTTCGCTCGGGAGCTGCACTTGATGATAAAAAACAAGCTCGTTTGCGTGAAATTAATAAAGAATTAGCAACTCTGGGAATTGATTTTGGTAATCATGTTTTGAATGAAACCAATGCTTATCAATTAGTTATCAGTGATAAGAAAGATCTTGCAGGTTTGCCCGACTGGTTGGTAAAGAGTGCTGCAGAAGATGCTAAAGCTGCCGGTAAAGAAGGTAAATGGATTTTTACATTGCACAATGCCAGCCGATTGCCATTCTTGCAATATGCAGACAATAGAACTTTGCGCGAACAGATTTATAATGCTTATATTAATAGAGCAAACAAAGGAGATAAGAATGATAACAAAGCAATTCTTGCTAAAGTTATAACTCTTCGTCTTGAAAAAGCAAATCTACTTGGATTTGATACTTATTCAAATTTTGTTTTGGATAAGAATATGGCAAAGAACTCAGCTAAAGTTATGGATTTTCTTAATAATTTGTGGAAGTACTCAAATGAAAATGCAAGAAAAGAAGCTGCTGAGTTGCAAAAACTGATGGATAAAGAAGGAAAAGGTGAAAAACTGGCTCGATGGGACTGGTGGTACTATTCTGAAAAACTTCGTCAGGAAAAATATAATCTGAATGAAGATGAGCTTAAACCTTATTTCAAGTTGGACAATGTTCGTGAAGGTGCTTTTGCTGTTGCAAATAAGCTTTATGGAATAACATTGACTGAAGTGAAGAATGTACCGGTTTATCACCCAGACGTTAAAGCCTTTGATGTAAAAGACAGCAAAGGTAAACATCTTGGCTTGTTTTATGTAGATTATTTCCCACGTGCGGGAAAACGAGGTGGTGCATGGATGAATAATTACAAAGACCAACAAGGTGAATCTCGTCCTATCATCTGTAATGTTGCCAGCTTTACAAAACCTACAGGAGACGTTCCTTCTTTATTAACATTGGATGAAGTACAGACTCTTTTCCATGAATTTGGTCATGCACTTCACGGACTTTTAACTAAATGTAATTACGTAGGAGTATCTGGTACAAATGTTACACGTGACTTTGTTGAACTTCCATCTCAGATAATGGAACATTGGGCTACAGAACCCGAAGTATTGAAAATGTATGCAAAACATTATAAAACAGGAGAAGTGATGTCGGATACTCTGATTCAGAAATTAAACAAACAAATGTTGTTTAATCAAGGGTTTATGACAACAGAACTTTTGGCTGCTGCTATTCTTGACATGGAATTCCATAATTTGAAAGATGCAAAGAATCTGGATGTTGTTGGCTTTGAGAAAAAAGTAATGGATAAATATGGCTTGATTCCTGAGATTGCTCCAAGATACCGTGCTACTTACTTTAATCATATTATTGGTGGATATGCTGCAGGATATTATAGTTACCTATGGGCAAATGTACTGGATTCTGATGCCTTTGAAGCATTTAAAGAGAATGGTATCTTCGATAAGAAAACAGCAGATGCTTTTCGTACAAATGTGCTTGAAAAGGGAGGAAGTGAGGATCCAATGGTGTTATACAAAAGATTCCGCGGAGCTGAACCAAAACTTGAACCAATGTTAAAAAACAGAGGACTTCAATAG
- a CDS encoding endonuclease/exonuclease/phosphatase family protein: MKHLGKALIYAIVAVNMLFVGLLLFSAYSPWLINPTVHPVLSCFGLILPVFLLINFCFLIFWIFTYPKLALISALGFILCFGQIRTYIPINSRTDKIPGYCIKVLSYNVMGFNKLKKHTQTDPNLILEYILKKNPDIICLQEFQFSSDKSHLTEKGINSALSDYPYHKKTNVSAVGNGNWVACYSKFPILSSRLIKYKSTYNGSVIYELLIKEDTVTVINNHLESNKLTKEDKDVYVDMIKEPEAGKVKRGVRHLVKKLAEASAIRSLQAKAVSKEIAASKHRSMIVCGDFNDTPISYAHRVIAQDLDDAFTQSGRGLGISYNQHMFYFRIDNILISKNLTAYNCTVDNSIKESDHYPIWCYIAIKK, encoded by the coding sequence ATGAAGCATTTAGGTAAAGCTTTAATTTACGCGATTGTAGCAGTAAATATGCTCTTTGTAGGGCTACTTTTATTTTCTGCGTATAGTCCATGGCTTATTAATCCTACTGTGCACCCTGTATTATCGTGTTTCGGACTTATACTTCCTGTTTTCTTATTAATAAACTTTTGTTTTCTAATTTTCTGGATTTTTACTTATCCTAAATTAGCATTGATATCTGCTTTGGGCTTTATTTTATGCTTTGGGCAGATTCGCACATATATACCAATAAATTCTCGTACAGATAAGATACCCGGGTATTGCATAAAAGTGCTTTCTTATAATGTAATGGGGTTTAATAAGTTGAAAAAGCATACTCAAACAGATCCTAATCTTATTCTCGAATATATTCTGAAAAAGAATCCCGATATAATTTGCTTGCAGGAATTTCAGTTTTCATCAGATAAATCGCATCTTACAGAAAAAGGTATTAATAGTGCTTTAAGTGATTATCCGTACCATAAAAAAACGAATGTGAGTGCTGTGGGAAACGGTAACTGGGTGGCTTGTTATTCAAAATTTCCTATACTCTCATCACGTCTTATTAAATATAAAAGTACCTATAATGGTTCTGTTATCTACGAACTTCTTATTAAAGAAGATACTGTGACGGTTATTAATAATCATCTTGAATCAAATAAGCTGACTAAAGAGGATAAGGATGTTTATGTAGATATGATAAAGGAACCAGAAGCCGGAAAAGTTAAAAGAGGAGTGCGGCATTTAGTGAAGAAACTTGCAGAAGCGTCTGCTATTCGTTCTTTACAGGCAAAGGCCGTTTCAAAGGAAATTGCAGCTTCCAAGCATCGGTCAATGATTGTTTGCGGTGATTTTAATGATACTCCAATTTCTTATGCTCACCGGGTAATTGCTCAGGATTTAGATGACGCGTTTACCCAGTCGGGCAGAGGATTGGGAATTTCCTACAATCAACATATGTTCTATTTTAGAATAGACAATATCCTTATAAGCAAAAATTTAACAGCATATAACTGTACGGTGGATAATAGTATTAAAGAATCTGATCATTATCCAATCTGGTGTTATATTGCTATAAAAAAGTGA
- a CDS encoding rhomboid family intramembrane serine protease produces MGHIITDLKENFKRGNIYIQLIYINAGVFILTSLITIFLTLFNRSAGDFLLFGEMPASLHNFLLQPWSIFTYMFLHSGLMHILFNMLWLYWFGQLFLYFFSAKHLRGLYVLGGICGAIMYMIAFNVFPYFSGAIEQSYMLGASASVIAIVVATAYKQPEYQVSLLFFGAVRLKFIALFMILSDLLFITSDNAGGHIAHLGGALAGLWFAASLSKGHDITAWINKILDWFISLFSGNAFKRTRKPKMSVHYNNSPQNKDYEYNAKKKAQSDEVDRILDKLKKSGYESLTTEEKKSLFDASKR; encoded by the coding sequence ATGGGACATATTATTACTGATTTAAAAGAAAATTTTAAAAGAGGGAATATTTATATTCAGCTTATTTATATAAATGCAGGAGTTTTTATCCTAACCTCTCTGATTACTATATTTCTGACGCTTTTTAACCGAAGTGCCGGAGACTTTCTTTTATTTGGAGAAATGCCGGCTTCTCTGCATAACTTCTTGCTTCAGCCCTGGAGTATATTTACTTATATGTTTTTGCATTCCGGATTGATGCATATTCTATTTAATATGCTATGGCTGTATTGGTTTGGACAACTCTTCCTTTACTTCTTCTCGGCCAAACATCTTCGTGGATTGTATGTATTAGGAGGCATTTGCGGAGCTATTATGTATATGATTGCTTTTAATGTGTTTCCTTATTTCAGCGGAGCTATTGAACAATCGTACATGTTGGGTGCTTCGGCTTCTGTTATTGCTATTGTTGTAGCAACGGCTTATAAGCAACCGGAATATCAGGTCAGTTTATTGTTTTTTGGTGCAGTAAGACTGAAATTTATAGCTTTGTTCATGATTCTTTCCGATCTCCTTTTTATAACTTCGGATAATGCTGGCGGACATATAGCTCACTTAGGTGGTGCACTTGCCGGTTTATGGTTTGCCGCAAGTTTAAGCAAAGGTCATGACATTACGGCGTGGATAAATAAAATACTCGATTGGTTTATTTCTTTGTTTTCCGGAAATGCTTTTAAGAGAACAAGAAAGCCAAAAATGTCTGTGCATTATAACAATAGTCCCCAAAATAAGGATTATGAATATAATGCAAAAAAGAAAGCTCAGAGTGATGAAGTAGACAGAATCCTTGATAAATTGAAAAAATCCGGTTATGAAAGTCTGACTACTGAAGAGAAAAAGAGCTTGTTCGATGCAAGTAAAAGATAG
- a CDS encoding rhomboid family intramembrane serine protease: protein MPPVTKNLIIINVLFFLGGVVATRYGIDLSTYLGLHFFMADDFNPAQLISYMFMHGGFTHLFFNMFAVWMFGRILEQIWGPKKFLFYYIACGIGAGLIQELVQYIQYAVQLSAYDKVDLGEGMIVPMAQYLNLMNTVGASGAVYAILLAFGMLFPNERMFIIPIPFPIKAKYFVAGYAIIELMEGIANNPADNVAHFAHLGGMIFGFILIMYWKKKKNKGNDGTYYY, encoded by the coding sequence ATGCCACCGGTAACAAAAAATCTGATAATAATAAACGTTTTATTCTTCCTGGGGGGAGTAGTAGCAACGAGGTATGGTATTGATTTATCTACATATCTTGGTTTGCACTTTTTTATGGCAGATGATTTTAATCCTGCTCAGCTCATCTCTTATATGTTTATGCATGGAGGTTTTACACATCTCTTCTTTAATATGTTTGCAGTTTGGATGTTTGGACGCATATTGGAACAGATCTGGGGCCCTAAAAAATTTCTTTTTTATTATATTGCCTGCGGTATTGGTGCCGGTCTTATTCAGGAACTGGTGCAGTACATTCAATATGCAGTGCAACTGTCGGCTTATGATAAAGTTGATTTGGGCGAAGGCATGATTGTACCGATGGCTCAGTATTTGAATTTAATGAATACTGTAGGAGCTTCGGGAGCTGTTTATGCTATTTTGCTTGCATTTGGAATGTTATTTCCTAATGAGAGAATGTTCATCATTCCAATTCCTTTCCCTATAAAGGCAAAATACTTCGTTGCAGGATATGCAATCATCGAACTAATGGAAGGAATTGCTAATAATCCTGCAGATAATGTTGCTCATTTTGCTCATCTGGGAGGTATGATTTTTGGCTTTATTCTGATTATGTATTGGAAAAAGAAGAAAAACAAAGGTAACGATGGGACATATTATTACTGA
- a CDS encoding HU family DNA-binding protein: MNHLRIMNKAELINAIAAGSGLSKADSKKALDAFITSVSDTLKSGEKVSLVGFGTFSVSERGERTGINPSTKAPITIPAKKVAKFKAGAELADAIK, from the coding sequence ATTAATCATTTACGAATTATGAATAAAGCAGAACTTATTAATGCTATCGCAGCAGGATCAGGCTTGAGTAAGGCAGATTCAAAGAAAGCTCTTGACGCTTTCATCACAAGTGTATCAGATACTCTTAAGTCAGGTGAAAAAGTTTCTTTAGTTGGTTTCGGAACATTCTCTGTTAGTGAAAGAGGTGAAAGAACAGGTATCAACCCTTCTACTAAAGCTCCTATTACTATTCCTGCTAAGAAAGTTGCTAAATTTAAAGCTGGTGCAGAATTAGCTGACGCTATTAAATAA